Sequence from the Plasmodium yoelii strain 17X genome assembly, chromosome: 10 genome:
aaaaaaatgatctATATGAACTTTCTATGTATATACCTAAAATTAAACtaatttttgttaaaaagATGGAACATGTATACAACACTTATGATTATATCCAATGCTacatcataatatgttttttattcttCATCTTCCATTCTTTCCTTGTGTAGCGAATTCAAATATTCTGCATTTTCCTTCGTATGTGCAGCTCTAGCTATTCCAACCTATGAATTAAAGGCGGGAATAAAATCAaatcaaaattaaaaataataaagcatcaaaattaaaaatgccGATACCCGATTACAGTATGACCATTGCCACATGAATGAATATatagtgtatataaaaaacgGAAATACATGACTTGttcagaattttttttttcttacataTGAATTATTATTGCCCTTCCCTCGTCTATAGACAGTATAATAATGTTTCATGAATGTTGCATTTCCTAAAATGTATGCATGCCCATATTCTGGAGAAACTTCAATATCCATAAATGCTGGTTTGCACATATTGTGTTTTCGAATCAAATATTGAGATGGTGTCAATGTAAAGGGCATATTGTTCTGTGGGTATTAAGTAGGTATAcacacatgtatatattgatatatttattaaatgttACTAAAATTAACAAGGATTATTCACATgaacaattatttttttcttatttaatTACGATGACATAGGTTAAGTTTGGGTAGCTATCTATAACTTCGTCAATGTTATTAGCATCGCATttctgaaaaaaaattattaaaaaatgccaatttacaaaaattattttcataaatatatcGCTAGCTATATAGACAAAATAAATCACATCATAATTATATAGCTAGACAGCTAgctatttttcattttttttttttattttttttttttttttcatttttttttttttttttttttcgtacCTTGGGAGGGAcaactttaaaaaaatattttatttccgACTTAGGAACACTATTAAAGGAAGTTCCAGAGTcgaatattaaataattttcattgGAACTCAAGGGTTTGAAATGTTTTTCCCTTTTCCAATGTTTAGTATGATGATTATTTCGTAAccacatttttttatgattgaAATGatgtttattaaaatattttcgtatgaaataatttttttcatttttatttttatctttcatttttaaatcgTAAACAATTGAACCACTATCACAACAAAATTTTTGATGATCTATATATAGCCCATCAAATTTTATTTCCCAATAATATTCTCTTACAACTggaaacatatatatatctccttcgaaaaattttttttcaactcCACCAAAAATTAAAGctgaatatttattatccATTCCaatatatattgaaaattCATTATGTGGAAAATTATAACTAGCCattaaattttcatatattgGATTACCACCAGTAGAAAGCATTGTAGGAAATGCTAACCCAATAATTCCTTCAAAATTTATTCTTTCAAAAACATTggattttttattacttccTTTTTCACGTTTTACTAACCCAAAAGATTGATTTTCAATTTTAAATGGACCGATCTTGAAAGTATCGATTCCAATAGTTCCCTGAATTATTCCGGTTCCAAACtgtattcatataaaaattaatatgattaTCTATGACGACACAAATGTGTGACGATGCAAATGTATGACGATACaaatgtgtgtatatatgtatgtgtgCATGTGTGTACGTGTGCATATTACCATAATATCTAAATTAGTCCGTGGgctataatatttaaaagtaTTGGATAGTTTGTGATTATATCGATGCACCTTTAAACATGTTTTGTCTCTACATTTAGTGCTAACAACCCATATATTCCTAcgatatacaaatatataaacgaTAAGAATATTCAATTAAAACTTTTAGACTAAACGgtgcaaatatattataatgcaCCAATTTTATAcacctttttatttttttaacttacGTGCTTCCAGTATCGAAAATAGGTTTGATTGTTTGAGGCGGGTTTCCTATTTGAATGGACCCAACATATTGACTCttaaaaaagggaaaggAAAGGAAAggaaaatgaataaatgtatacacatatatatgtatacatgtGGAGATACACATTTAATTTGTCAGCCGAACGGAAAAAGAGCTTACATCTTGTAGCTGTTGTAAGGGTAAAATGACTTTATTGTCTATCGAATGTTCCGTTTtctgattatatatattttcataacttgatattaaattgttaaaattatCTTTAGCAATATTTTCTTGATTCAAACCATCTTCAGTTTCTCTATCTCCATCCgtaatatcattatttatatttgacATTGCAATATGATtttcaataaaattataattttttttattttttttatttaattcttttTGAGAATAATTTCTATCGAACTTTATAGAATCttctcttttatttttaactgGAGAACCATTtaaattactattttttgACATGTCttgttcataaaaataatgccTTTTACTTGGTATCGCTACCAAGGGAAGAATAttctaataaaaaaaaaaaaaatgtacataaATTGTGCATAATATACATgtacatgtacatatttttttgtttgaaATATCATGAAATTTTTAGTTAGTATactgaaaataataaaatatttctgaTGATATATTTACCTGTGGCTCTCCATTTTCATGAATGCAAATAGAACAATTTATACAAGAGTTACATGGTTGTATCTTTTGTTTAAAATATttctgatttttttttaaagaaggtaaattatatttatttttattaaaatttggATAATCACTTTTAACAAgattaaaaatgtaaataaaaaataatgttgtTATCGTTGGGTGtgttaaaaataacaaaaaatatttttttcttaatttttttaaagttaaaaaaaacatttttatttaatatatgtgaGAAAGCATTAAAAAAAGAGgctaacaaaataaattgccaaaacaaaataaactaTCCCAACGCCACCTAAAATATAGACAAATTAATTCATACCATTTCTCATAAAATAttgatactatatatatttataaaatgaaaatttaggaatatttaattacaaaaattaacaaaataaatgaaaaattaacaaaataaatgaaaaattaacaaaatgaaTGAACAAATGAATAGTTAGCGATTTCAGTAAAACCACCCCAAAGCATACATTCCAATTACAATCAtgtgtgaaaaaaaaaaaaaaaaaaaaaaaaacgaattatatttttaacattttttggcTAGTTTTTATGGTGGTACCTGTTAAAGGGGatgtaaatatatgcatacatatataacacatgaatatatgtttttttatttttatgcatacattttttttccaacaattatttattatctttatcCACACTATAGTTTTGTTgccattaattttttttatttttgtctaAAATTGGATCCATCTATTATATGCCCTTTTtcaaaaaacataaaaaaaaagaggcGAAAAAAAAGAAGCGAAAAAAAAGAGGCGAAAAGGAACGAAAAAGAGTTTTAACTTGCAAAATTATGTCTAAATTGTTCAATAAATGTGGATGAAAAGATATTATTTCCTACATTATTAATGTCAGTTATGgtatacattattttttttaaagacatatacatattccttttctttttttaatataataattttttataacaaaaataGAATTTCTATGATATGTGCATATCGATGCACATTCTGGTTCCCTAACTAACAATTTGctaatcataaaaaaaacagaaaaataataaaattcaaaaaattacaaataaatatcaaaatttatAGATTATATACAAGTTGAATTTCGATCAACAAAttgttaattatatgaaaagtttaaaaaataaagaaaatcaaatttaatggttgtacataaaaaaaaaaaaaaaaaaaaaaaatgaaggcAACGAAAATAAATGATTGCCTTCGAGTTATATATCCATAATAAGTGCATAGTTTAAACATGTGCAAGCACATACACATATGCAAACGCATACATATACACCATTCAGTTTTATCTAATTAAAAATCGATTAAATttccaaataaaatatgttgcAATATTTGCCTTTTCTGAATGATTTCAACTTGATACATTTTAAGTAAGCCTGAGCATATTTTTTCcctataaattaaaaaatataaatataaaaatatgagaaAAAGAGAGATGGTAATATCTACATCTGGAGATCTCATGATAATATGGttgtttataatttgatatcattattttttttcaaaacatTCTAAACACTTACCATGTTTTTACTCCTGATATGTCATACAGCATTTGAGACGATTCATGGAAAGGGGCATGTTTtaactgaaaaaaaaaaaaaaaaaaaaaaaaaaaaaaggaatacatatatttatcatcTACATAACAATGTATGTATATCATGGAAtacttaatatatatacacatcgatttgtttttaataaaacttgTTTATATTTCAACTTCAACATATTTAAATACCATTAGTATATATCTTAATGCGTCgaaatacaaatattttgATGCCCATAATTCAACCAATTCCTTTTTCTCGACCTAAAGTAAAAATTAAGGTAAAAATTTAAGGTAAAAATTTAAGGTAAAAATATGAAGCAAAAATATGAAGTAATAATTTAAGGTAATAATTTAAGGTAAAAATACGAAGCATGCTTTGATATTAGTAAAGAGAATCTTCAAAATGGTATGCACgcatgtatgtatgcatgtgCATACTTAATTGTTCATATCaataataaaagataaattgtgtaaaaaaaaaaaaaaaaaaaaatttacatcATTTGTTTGgatttctttattatatgaaagtTGAGCAGccccaaataaaaaaacaagaaATTGAAAATCATCTAACCCCCATGCTCCTCTACTTCCAGCGGGTTCAACATTATATACTACTTGTATTCGTCTTACACATTCTAGatatctaaaaaaatataaaataaatggaatatttatgaatctatctatatatatatatatacccatttttatcttttcaaATTACTGTTTATATAAGACAAGGACTAAATGTCTATGATCGGGGgtagaaaaaaaagttaatttatttaaacaaaaaagaaaaagtaaaaaatttaattcatGGCCAGTTCCATAATCGATCCTTTTTTTGTTTCCaattgaattttttaaataaaatgataattgATATGTATGTTCAGAAATATTTGAAATTCCTgaatcttttaaaatatttggtAACTGTTGATCAACTTCTTTATAATATTCATCACAAAAATTTGGAAAAGCTTTATTTCCAAATCGAGTAGGATGTTTTATTGGTGGGCATTTATCTATACATACATTCATAGTTTTAATTAGTtgcaatatattatatacattttttgataaaaatagcatattatctatattatctatattttcgttattttctgattttaaaacaaatttatcTAAAGGTTTCATTTCGACACCAATAACAGATGTGTTTAAATcagaaataaaattaattatgtCTTGATAAATTTGGCTGTTCATAAATTTTTCCACCCCttcatcatttattattttgaagCTCAAGTTAGGATCctccattttctttattttatttaaccatataaatatgtatacatatcaTAAATTTAACTAAATTAtcacataaaaatatttgctTCTTCCTATTTTAATtctaaaatgtaaataaacaatttgagatataataaatattatcgtctttttttttcccctattttatatatctatacaTAATTATCTATTTggaaatgtaaatatatatacagaCTTTTACCcaattctttttttcttttttttttttcttcttttttttttcttttttttttcttttttttctttttttttttcttcttttctttttttttctacctTTATAGGAAACTAAAATTGCATACACATTTAGGCTTAACTATTTTGGACTATTTTAGAAATTACttatttttctcttttatatTGCACTAACTTATAATGTAAGCAAAtgttatcataaaaaaataataatcaaaaaacgtacaaaaaaaattatactttatatttggaaaataaagaaaaagatgGTTATTGGGGATGTCAAAATGGATATAGGCTACTATGTATGAAActacaattttattaaaaaaaaaataaaaaaaaataaaaaaataaataaaaaaaaaaacatacatAGGATCATATATAAGCTGAAGTTTTTTTCGATAtatttaaacatatatacaaattatttacgatcattttgtttcattttttttacattaaatagattttatttatatatgaaataatgTGCATATAGTAGTAGTAAATGCAATTTGTGCATTATTGTATAAATTAGctgacattttttttttttgcttaaCTAATGTATGCTACCTTTTGAGGAGAGTACAAATAAAtaggaaaataaaaagacaTTCTTTAtgatttttcataatttttcatcatttttcatcatttttcataattttcatcatttttcataatttttccaCTTGGATATATATGGGTTATCCACCTTCttattacaattttatgaatttcatttctttagctattaatatatttttcatttttttgtttaattttaatttcattCTTTTTTTGAAAGCATATGGAATATCCATACAAATAACTAAATCACACATACTCCTTATATAATAAGGGAAATTATCACAAAAtgccaaataaaaaattgataaattattgcataaatatacacacattatataattcatataagctccatatattttttttttaaatatgtacatatatttttttgttattacaAAGTcataaaattatgatatatttttcttaatcACAGAATTAGCTTATaggtgtaaaaaaaaaaaaaaatatgaatattaaaatttgtattttcaaataaatacataatggctcttttaatatatattcccttatatatagcattattctttttttacattccgtccatataatatttatgtaacacaagggaaaaaaaaaaaaaaaaaaaaaaaaaaaaaacttaaattttatgaacagTTCAGCACAAAATTGGGTTATTGTTTTCCAAAATAGCTAGACAATTAAACTCAAAGAAATAAAActaatatctatatatatatatatatgtgtgtgtatatatattcccCTTCACTATAActtatatgataaaaattattatgaatggatgattttataaatgatgaaataaacTCAACTGATGAAAATGAACCAGTTTTACTCGAAATTAATgatttaataaaaacaaaatggaGGAAAAATAGAGGTTccagaaatatatatttgaattcAAGTGTATATTATTACAGACCACAATTGGCAAGACATAATAATGTCGATGATTTAGGCGATTACAATGATAGTGAAAGAGATGATGAGTGTTTACTTTCCCATGAAAAAATTTCAAATCAtgtaaataaagaaaattatgataaaaaatcgttcatatattatttcaaattaatatttttacgctcaaaattaacaaattattatgaacaaggaattaataaaatgaaaaatgtttttactagcgacaaaaaaaaagaaaataatttttttgattattcaaataatttcCCATCTGaatatttgaatatattaGCAACCCGTTTATATTATTCAAAAATTacgaaatatttatatttttttgttattatcttaaatatttatatcctCATGACTACTATTTTTACTCAAATGATGAGTAAATTTGTTGTTATTTCAGAAATTTTTGTGATAATCATGTTATTAATAGAAGTCTTATTGCGACTAACAACACAGgtactatttttttctaagTAGGAGAGTATTCctgatatttataaaatgccACACTATGTCCTAttcacatgtatatatatacatgtctATGTGTTTAATTCTAAATTTGccaaaattttaatataaattattttttcctgaCCGTgcaataaaaatttataaaaaaaccttacatgtgcatattttttttttcacaacaCAGGGAAGCCGTTATTTTTACCATTTCGATGGTTTGTTTGATGTAATAATAACCATTATGTGTTTCCTTTTGCTGATAAGTAGTGGAGATTTAAAAGTATTTTATGCAGATAATACtgttaaaacaaaaaaaagcgAAATTGAAGAAATTATTTCTCAGAGTTTAACAATCTTGCGTTTTTCACTTCAATTTTTTCGAACTATAACTCTTTTTATGCATTGCAAAAGAACCGAGGTATGAACTATTTCCAgcattatcatttttatatctatatatgtGCATGTTATATgggtaatatatatatgtgcatgtTATATgggtaatatatatatgtgcatgtTAATGGCTAATGTGTATATGTGCATGTTAATGGCTAATGTATGCATCTTTATTTCTCATTTTCTCGACTCCTTTACATTTATAGGAACCCGTTGAGAAAATAGATTTTTCGTTACTAAACTTGCCAAATGATGAtgcataaatttttatagaaaaaaaaaaatgccaCGTTAAATTACGAATAGCAAATTAAAAAGCGTCATAAAGTGTGATAATTTCATGGAAATGAGATGttgttatttaaaaaaaaaagacaaaaaaataaaatgataaaatataaagaaaaacaaaaGTGGTTGTTAACAAACtgaaacaaatttaaaaaatcaaaatgtgtgcatacatatatatatatatgtgatcaatttttttccatGCACAAAGATATTTTCAtcctttatttatattttttaaataacctTTTAAAGcttccttttttttaattccctAAACGATTGCACATCGTTCATATTTGTTTGATGCAAAAATGCAtcttgttcataattttgtttatcaTCATATGCAAATGATtctattaaattaaattttttttttttttcgtatcCAACTTCAACTAAGTTACCATCAAATTTATTGATTTCTATATCTTTTATAAAaggaatattattttctttttttgggTCGAgattatcaaaattattattttttctattatcgGTGCTATTTtcacaatatatatttttatttcgtgACTCAAaactaattttattattatttgaagtattatcattatatacaaaatctgaaaaatttaatttatctttttttgattctttatttatcttgtttatttttgtatcCTTATCAAATTGGTAAACTTGATTTATAAATGGAAAATCATTAGATGCaaattcatttaatttttgtttaaatATCTCATTTTGTTCTTGttgtaaattatttgatttatttttatcaaaattaaatTCACCATATGCTCTATCATTATTAGTCAATTTGTTCATGTCCTTATGACACGTTTGTTTATTTCTTTCTAACTTATTGTTCGAAACGTTAGTATATATATCAGATTTACCAAGCTTTCCCAGTGTTTTATCAAAATTGTCATTAAATTTGCTATCAAAATTGTGATTAAATTTGCTATCAAAATTGCTATCAGGGGTTCTATACATAGATGCCGGTTTTGCTTCTTCTTCTCGATACTTGAATTGGTCTAAAGCATTATAATTGATGGTATTCATACGAGTTCTATTTTCATGGGCTCTACCATTTTCATGGGTTCTACTATTTTCATGGGGTCTACCATTTTCATGGGTTCTAAAACCACTCGCGGGCTCATTTATAGAAGCAGTTGCTCGAATATTCGAAGcattaaaattgttaaattTGGAACTTCTATGATCATATGATTcattttttctaatataatttgctttattataattcatttgattatttgatatatattcaGAATTCTCAAATTTTGAAATTTCTGAATgtccatttttatcattatcattgttATTATCATAAGTAAACGATTCTAACAAATTAGTGACAGATGTCAAGTTAGACACTCTTGTTGATCCGAATTCAGATGTACTACCACGATCATTTAGACCCATTCTATATCCAGACTCACCTTTtctatcattattttcatttatcaAATTTATGTTTGTATCCAAATCATGTAATAAACAAAAGCCTCTAATTCCAGATGctaatttttctaaaaagGTATTTGAACATATAGGTGAAATGTTATATACATGTTTTCGAATTAGATGCACTTGTGTTATTCTTTTGTTACATATATCTTTTAATGGTTGATCAGATATTAATTGAAAAGGTGGAATATTTTGATTTCTTGCTTCTAACATTCGGGTTCTTAATAAAATTCTCATTAATGATTCTTTAATTTGATCATctgttaattttatttctttatattcaCTTTCTctaacaaatttatttttattaatattaaaatattcatatttattttctgataaatttattattccatttttatttttttcattttttaaaataattggATTATCCTCtccttctttatatttaaatgcatctatatttataGTACTAGAAATATGTCTTTCGATATTTGAATCttctttaatatatttcgatttattttttacagaATATGACCCAACATTAAATGTGGTATGATCATCTTTGTTATTTTCCGAAGTCTCAAATGTTGAATTTTTTTGATCATAGTCAGAATAATTAAATTCGCCATTTTTTCCACCATTTTTTCCACCACCTTTTGCACCGTTTTTTGCACCGTTTTTCCCACCCCTTTTTGCACCGTTTTTTGcgccttttttttttttttcatgcaTTACATTGTCTGATAAAAAGAAGGGTAGtggaattatatattttcgatcgctatttataaaattttctcctttttttgTAATTCCAATACTTATATAGCCCATATCATTAGAATAATTTAGAAGCTCTTCTACAAATTGATCGTTTCTACAAACTTTTATAAAAGCAGACCACCAAGCAGCTGATTTATGTTTTCCTTCCCCAtattcttttatattatgatatcctttttttataatattagattcagaacttttaattaatattttacatattGTTGATATTCCTGTTTTACCATTCAAAGAAGTTAcacaatttaataatatttttaattcgttTGTTAAATCTGAAATATTATCTAAAATATTTGGTACTGATAAAAGTGAGATCATTCCTCCTTCTCTCtcatctttattttcatttatacatataacattttcatatttatacattttatttgtatcatcTATTTCATTAGTTAAGCTAAAAACTGAATCTTCGATTTTATTTGGAATGGAAATAAAAtcgttttcattttttccgTTAGCCCCATTTGTGatactaatttttttttccaaaatttttttatttttttttatagcatttatataataagcaCAATTATCACATTTATAACATAAAAACATATCATATTTCTGAATGTAAAAACATACACCTTTATTGTTTACattatcaaatatatttatatctaatGATTTTATAGGATGCTCATCAAAATAgtcataaattttttttcttcgaCAAATTGTAGAATAAGCATAATCTGATGATTGTGTAAACatgttaataatatgttGAACccttttaaaatttttttccatCATATGATTTGCTACATTTTCtcttaaaattaaattttttgatttagACTCTTcatttatatgaaaaaataatatagctTCAGCATCTCCTCCATCTCTCCCTGCTCTACCAACTTGTTGTACATATGCTTCTAAAGATCTTGAAAACCCATAATGTATAATTCTTCGAATATCTGGTTTATCTATACCCATTCCAAAAGCAACTGTAGCAATAACTATCTGTATTTCATCTTTTAAAAACATTTCATGAGCTTCtcttttttcttcatttgatAAATCAGCATGATACATTTTTACTAATAAACCACGTTcatgtaaaaaattataaatattttcacaATCTTTTTTTGAATTAACATAAATCAATGTTGAATTATATGGACATATTTTAGAGTTGTCTATAAATTTCCTAGTACGTTCATTAGATTTATATGGAGGAAtatctaaaatattttttaaatcatcaTATATATCTGTTTTTTCAAGGaccttataaaatatattagtttTGTTAACACTACTTCTTTTTattaaacatttatttaaactaaaatttaaatttttgagAATATCACTTTGAACTGCTTTAGTACATGTAGCAGTTAAACACATAAATGGAATGTCATTTAAAATTGTTCTTAATTCATTTAGCTTTCTATAAGAGGGTCTAAAATCATGACCCCATTCAGACATACAATGTACCTCATCAATTGctactaataatattttattttttaataaca
This genomic interval carries:
- a CDS encoding plasmepsin IX, putative; this encodes MFFLTLKKLRKKYFLLFLTHPTITTLFFIYIFNLVKSDYPNFNKNKYNLPSLKKNQKYFKQKIQPCNSCINCSICIHENGEPQNILPLVAIPSKRHYFYEQDMSKNSNLNGSPVKNKREDSIKFDRNYSQKELNKKNKKNYNFIENHIAMSNINNDITDGDRETEDGLNQENIAKDNFNNLISSYENIYNQKTEHSIDNKVILPLQQLQDSQYVGSIQIGNPPQTIKPIFDTGSTNIWVVSTKCRDKTCLKVHRYNHKLSNTFKYYSPRTNLDIMFGTGIIQGTIGIDTFKIGPFKIENQSFGLVKREKGSNKKSNVFERINFEGIIGLAFPTMLSTGGNPIYENLMASYNFPHNEFSIYIGMDNKYSALIFGGVEKKFFEGDIYMFPVVREYYWEIKFDGLYIDHQKFCCDSGSIVYDLKMKDKNKNEKNYFIRKYFNKHHFNHKKMWLRNNHHTKHWKREKHFKPLSSNENYLIFDSGTSFNSVPKSEIKYFFKVVPPKKCDANNIDEVIDSYPNLTYVINNMPFTLTPSQYLIRKHNMCKPAFMDIEVSPEYGHAYILGNATFMKHYYTVYRRGKGNNNSYVGIARAAHTKENAEYLNSLHKERMEDEE
- a CDS encoding serine/threonine protein phosphatase 2A activator, putative encodes the protein MEDPNLSFKIINDEGVEKFMNSQIYQDIINFISDLNTSVIGVEMKPLDKFVLKSENNENIDNIDNMLFLSKNVYNILQLIKTMNVCIDKCPPIKHPTRFGNKAFPNFCDEYYKEVDQQLPNILKDSGISNISEHTYQLSFYLKNSIGNKKRIDYGTGHELNFLLFLFCLNKLTFFSTPDHRHLVLVLYKQYLECVRRIQVVYNVEPAGSRGAWGLDDFQFLVFLFGAAQLSYNKEIQTNDVEKKELVELWASKYLYFDALRYILMLKHAPFHESSQMLYDISGVKTWEKICSGLLKMYQVEIIQKRQILQHILFGNLIDF
- a CDS encoding ATP-dependent DNA helicase RecQ yields the protein MLKYINIRKNGSGSEDNVENKMKIVNYSIEEMRVKMEEAQKKYFGYKNLKHFQIEAVHAVFHKKDSFLVMATGMGKSLCYQIPSIMDEYKNKLTIVISPLISLMKDQVDNLNRKKISSVFLGSGQKKNNQKILSEIKQGLYNIVYCSPEYALNNKNLFMLLKNKILLVAIDEVHCMSEWGHDFRPSYRKLNELRTILNDIPFMCLTATCTKAVQSDILKNLNFSLNKCLIKRSSVNKTNIFYKVLEKTDIYDDLKNILDIPPYKSNERTRKFIDNSKICPYNSTLIYVNSKKDCENIYNFLHERGLLVKMYHADLSNEEKREAHEMFLKDEIQIVIATVAFGMGIDKPDIRRIIHYGFSRSLEAYVQQVGRAGRDGGDAEAILFFHINEESKSKNLILRENVANHMMEKNFKRVQHIINMFTQSSDYAYSTICRRKKIYDYFDEHPIKSLDINIFDNVNNKGVCFYIQKYDMFLCYKCDNCAYYINAIKKNKKILEKKISITNGANGKNENDFISIPNKIEDSVFSLTNEIDDTNKMYKYENVICINENKDEREGGMISLLSVPNILDNISDLTNELKILLNCVTSLNGKTGISTICKILIKSSESNIIKKGYHNIKEYGEGKHKSAAWWSAFIKVCRNDQFVEELLNYSNDMGYISIGITKKGENFINSDRKYIIPLPFFLSDNVMHEKKKKGAKNGAKRGGKNGAKNGAKGGGKNGGKNGEFNYSDYDQKNSTFETSENNKDDHTTFNVGSYSVKNKSKYIKEDSNIERHISSTINIDAFKYKEGEDNPIILKNEKNKNGIINLSENKYEYFNINKNKFVRESEYKEIKLTDDQIKESLMRILLRTRMLEARNQNIPPFQLISDQPLKDICNKRITQVHLIRKHVYNISPICSNTFLEKLASGIRGFCLLHDLDTNINLINENNDRKGESGYRMGLNDRGSTSEFGSTRVSNLTSVTNLLESFTYDNNNDNDKNGHSEISKFENSEYISNNQMNYNKANYIRKNESYDHRSSKFNNFNASNIRATASINEPASGFRTHENGRPHENSRTHENGRAHENRTRMNTINYNALDQFKYREEEAKPASMYRTPDSNFDSKFNHNFDSKFNDNFDKTLGKLGKSDIYTNVSNNKLERNKQTCHKDMNKLTNNDRAYGEFNFDKNKSNNLQQEQNEIFKQKLNEFASNDFPFINQVYQFDKDTKINKINKESKKDKLNFSDFVYNDNTSNNNKISFESRNKNIYCENSTDNRKNNNFDNLDPKKENNIPFIKDIEINKFDGNLVEVGYEKKKKFNLIESFAYDDKQNYEQDAFLHQTNMNDVQSFRELKKRKL